In Pochonia chlamydosporia 170 chromosome 3, whole genome shotgun sequence, the following are encoded in one genomic region:
- a CDS encoding Sas10/Utp3/C1D-like protein (similar to Metarhizium robertsii ARSEF 23 XP_007823218.1): MAAPTTLPALLASLTQSLSLTQEAAPKIATIDHPKDGISLLDVKNELLLSYLQNLVFLILLKLRNAKSDSEDSSELDESVRAKLVQLRLYLEKGARPLEEKLKFSIERFLRTAQDSQREEKSKEQQSKSKSDENSDDESASDEEESGEDGNLQGRLPIRKGNMAAAPNLGTMVDEVSVSRGDREDGPAGIYRPPKRDRALMDSARPREKAERRAQKSFTMEEFVNDEFSTAPMAEPSIGTTIVQGGRKMKTAAERKDEDERREYEETNFTRLPKESKKERAKKAKAAGHSGRMQFGGEEWHNLGEGVDRIDRLTKRKGPPGGGVRAMLEKSRKRGFDTTDGPRGSGRGVEMGDRFQKKAKMLERKERGKNR, translated from the coding sequence ATGGCTGCTCCAACTACTTTGCCAGCCTTGCTGGCCTCATTGACGCAGTCACTATCGCTGACCCAAGAAGCAGCACCCAAGATTGCCACCATCGACCACCCCAAAGATGGCATTTCGTTGCTCGACGTCAAAAATGAGCTGTTGCTGTCATATTTACAGaacctcgtcttcctcatcctcctcaaaCTGCGCAATGCAAAGTCCGATTCCGAAGACAGCAGCGAATTAGACGAATCCGTTCGTGCAAAGCTCGTCCAGTTGCGCCTGTATCTGGAGAAGGGCGCCAGGCCATTGGAAGAGAAGCTAAAGTTCTCCATTGAACGATTCTTACGAACGGCCCAAGATTCTCAGCGTGAAGAGAAATCCAAAGAGCAACAATCAAAATCCAAAAGCGACGAGAATTCAGATGACGAATCTGCATCAGACGAGGAAGAGTccggtgaagatggcaaccTACAAGGGCGGCTACCGATTAGAAAAGGCAACATGGCCGCAGCTCCCAATCTGGGAACCATGGTGGATGAGGTATCTGTTAGCCGTGGAGATCGCGAAGACGGACCAGCTGGAATCTACAGACCGCCTAAACGAGATCGCGCCCTCATGGATTCCGCACGGCCTCGTGAAAAGGCCGAGCGCAGGGCACAAAAGTCATTCACCATGGAGGAATTCGTCAACGACGAATTTTCTACGGCCCCAATGGCAGAACCTAGCATCGGTACAACTATCGTTCAGGGCGGTCGTAAGATGAAGACTGCCGCGGAGCGcaaggatgaggacgagCGTCGCGAATACGAAGAAACCAACTTTACCCGTCTTCCCAAGGAAAGCAAGAAGGAGcgcgccaagaaggccaaggcagcGGGTCATAGTGGCCGGATGcagtttggtggtgaggaatGGCACAACTTGGGAGAGGGCGTTGATCGAATTGACCGCTTGACCAAACGTAAGGGGCCGcctggcggtggtgttcGTGCCATGCTTGAGAAGAGCCGAAAGCGCGGCTTCGACACTACCGATGGTCCTCGAGGAAGTGGTCGTGGTGTGGAAATGGGTGACCGGTTtcaaaagaaggcaaagatgTTGGAGCGTAAAGAAAGAGGCAAAAACAGGTAG